In a single window of the Desulfomonilaceae bacterium genome:
- a CDS encoding 3-keto-5-aminohexanoate cleavage protein → MSKRIITAAITGSIHTPSMSTYLPITPDQIVSETVRAYEAGASVAHIHARNPETGQPSADINLYREIASKIKSKCGIILCITTGGGLGMTVEERVSAIPQLKPELASFNFGSLNFALFSTLDSLKEFKFPWESDYLAMTEDFILPNTFKTMARFAQVFQANLTQPELEVYDVGMLNNVAFMLETGRIKKPIYIQFVMGILGGIPASPDNLMFMYNTAKASIGDFNWSVCAAGRHQFKMCTLSLLIGGNVRVGLEDNLYLEKGVKAKSNAQQVEKIVRIARELGLEPATPDEARQMLGLKGLDKVAY, encoded by the coding sequence ATGAGTAAGAGGATTATCACTGCGGCCATTACAGGAAGTATTCACACCCCCTCGATGTCTACTTACCTCCCGATTACTCCGGACCAGATTGTGAGTGAAACGGTTCGAGCATACGAGGCCGGTGCGTCGGTTGCTCACATTCATGCCCGGAATCCTGAAACTGGACAGCCTTCAGCAGATATCAATCTTTACAGAGAGATCGCATCCAAGATTAAGAGTAAGTGTGGCATCATTCTTTGTATTACGACTGGAGGCGGCTTAGGAATGACAGTGGAAGAGAGGGTTTCGGCCATACCTCAGTTGAAACCGGAATTGGCTTCCTTTAATTTTGGTTCATTAAACTTTGCCCTATTTAGCACCCTCGACAGCTTAAAAGAATTCAAGTTTCCTTGGGAATCCGATTACCTAGCGATGACGGAAGATTTCATTTTGCCCAACACATTCAAAACCATGGCGCGGTTTGCGCAGGTTTTTCAGGCAAACCTGACTCAACCCGAACTGGAGGTTTACGATGTCGGGATGCTGAACAATGTAGCATTCATGCTGGAAACAGGACGCATCAAGAAACCTATTTATATTCAGTTTGTTATGGGGATACTAGGTGGCATCCCTGCCAGCCCCGATAACCTGATGTTTATGTACAATACTGCAAAAGCTTCCATAGGTGACTTCAATTGGTCAGTATGTGCCGCCGGGCGCCATCAGTTCAAAATGTGCACTCTTTCACTACTTATTGGGGGAAACGTACGGGTTGGTCTCGAGGATAATCTTTATCTGGAAAAAGGGGTGAAGGCTAAGAGTAATGCCCAACAAGTCGAGAAGATAGTAAGAATCGCCAGAGAGCTAGGCCTTGAACCTGCCACTCCCGACGAAGCCAGACAAATGCTGGGGCTAAAAGGATTGGACAAGGTAGCATATTGA